The Megalops cyprinoides isolate fMegCyp1 chromosome 19, fMegCyp1.pri, whole genome shotgun sequence genome has a window encoding:
- the drc3 gene encoding dynein regulatory complex subunit 3, translating into MSQLHETVEPNVVDEEMLRQAVEEQGPQGQAGRIAKEEGIQFEDVRHLRLDFRNILKIDHLWQFNTLTKLQLDNNIIEKIEGLDCLTNLVWLDLSFNHIEVIEGLDALVKLEDLSLSDNSISLIENMDTLVNLHVFSIGNNQLSQLDNVIYLRKFKNLRSLNLSGNPVSKDPCYKEFIAAYLPDLAYLDFRRLDKETREKALAKYHYALEERIHNETLALKAIQAKKKEEEELQQHKAAFVELLNGPQLFDSMYAEDTEADKLAYLPGVSQLVDTYKSQMMALCVQLFELGLEQQRTRDEDVNCFFECTCEAVQDNQQVAADMISDFERARRDVMAEMQRTTDTQTLMAQFTRSSEETRQLRDTLMSLELTLSDQLEDVIKDFERNLSDMVAVFIEAAQGIFAQCRDLENQHNEKLLEISMAVLEKAAKNELEEDTPDEVRMLCVDKDTVINAVGASHDTHLVKIDNREDELVTRINSWLTTLIKSIHEDEVARNRKRISEIHNYIDYVMDQLEDMNPS; encoded by the exons ATGAGCCAGCTGCACGAAACCGTGGAGCCCAATGTGGTCGACGAGGAGATGCTACGGCAGGCCGTGGAGGAGCAAGGCCCACAGGGTCAGGCTGGACGCATCGCCAAGGAGGAGGGTATCCAGTTCGAGGACGTGCGACACCTGCGCCTGGACTTCAGGA ACATCCTGAAGATTGACCATTTGTGGCAATTCAACACGCTGACCAAGCTCCAGCTGGATAACAACATTATTGAGAAGATCGAGGGGCTGGACTGCCTCACTAACCTGGTGTGGCTAG ATCTGTCGTTCAACCACATCGAGGTGATTGAGGGCCTGGACGCTCTGGTGAAGCTGGAGGACCTGAGCCTGTCGGACAACAGCATCTCTCTGATCGAAAACATGGACACTCTCGTCAACCTGCACGTCTTCTCTATCGGAAACAACCAGCTGTCCCAGCTGGACAAT GTGATCTACCTCCGGAAGTTTAAGAACCTGAGGTCCCTAAATCTTTCGGGGAACCCCGTCTCCAAAGACCCGTGCTATAAGGAGTTCATTGCAGCCTACCTCCCAGACCTGGCCTACCTGGACTTCCGGAGGCTGGATAAGGAAACC CGGGAGAAGGCGCTGGCGAAATACCACTACGCTCTGGAGGAGCGGATCCACAATGAGACCCTGGCACTGAAAGCCATACAGGccaagaagaaggaggaggaggaactgCAGCAACACAAG GCGGCCTTCGTGGAGCTTCTGAACGGGCCGCAGCTGTTTGACAGCATGTACGCAGAGGACACGGAGGCTGACAAGCTGGCCTACCTCCCCGGAGTGTCCCAGCTGGTGGACAC CTACAAGAGCCAGATGATggcgctgtgtgtgcagctgtttgaGCTGGGCCTGGAGCAGCAGCGCACGAGGGACGAGGACGTCAACTGTTTCTTTGAGTGCACATGTGAGGCCGTGCAGGacaaccagcaggtggcagcagaCATGATCTCAGATTTTGAGAGGGCCAGGAGGGAT GTCATGGCGGAGATGCAGCGGACGACGGACACGCAGACATTGATGGCTCAGTTTACCCGCAGCAGCGAGGAGACCCGCCAGCTCCGGGACACCCTCATGAGCCTGGAGCTAACACTGAGCGACCAGCTGGAG GATGTCATCAAGGACTTTGAGAGGAACCTTTCTGACATGGTCGCAGTGTTCATCGAAGCCGCCCAGGGGAT ATTCGCGCAGTGCCGGGATCTGGAGAACCAGCACAATGAGAAGCTCCTGGAGATCTCCATGGCAGTGCTGGAGAAGGCCGCGAAGAACGAGTTGGAGGAGGACACACCGGATGAAGTTCGAATG ctgtgtgtggacaAGGACACAGTGATCAACGCAGTGGGCGCCTCCCACGACACGCACCTGGTGAAGATTGACAACCGTGAGGACGAGCTGGTGACCAGGATCAACAGCTGGTTGACCACACTCATCAAGTCG ATTCATGAGGATGAGGTGGCCCGCAACCGCAAGCGGATCTCCGAGATTCACAACTACATTGACTACGTGATGGACCAACTGGAAGACATGAACCCCTCATGA